One Bufo gargarizans isolate SCDJY-AF-19 chromosome 3, ASM1485885v1, whole genome shotgun sequence DNA segment encodes these proteins:
- the LOC122932462 gene encoding secreted frizzled-related protein 2-like isoform X3 has protein sequence MAGFPVICRAVTMRVLLTFGVLMGALGLLHPVSGFPFILTQLSTRKSSCKAIPSSMTLCHGVGYSEMRLPNLLGHDTMKEVLQQAGSWVPLLTKQCHGDTKKFLCSLFAPVCLSDLEEAIHPCRSLCEEVRDGCTPVMAAFGFPWPDMFNCSQFPEGNELCVPPAGQDDKFPLVKEELPCPACHSASDSEKEFLQDFCSRDFAMKVTIRSASSVDGDVIVIPEARSRTVYKAKGWTEEELKKTTLWLTDGDSCICPDLQEPGAVVLVMGHRADDRLAISWVRKWQKSEKEMKKFSRTVRKLQC, from the exons GTTTCCCTGTGATCTGTAGAGCCGTGACCATGAGGGTCCTTCTGACCTTCGGGGTCTTGATGGGTGCTCTCGGCCTTCTGCACCCCGTCTCAGGATTTCCTTTTATTCTCACCCAGCTGAGCACCCGTAAAAGCAGCTGCAAGGCTATCCCGAGCAGCATGACGCTGTGCCACGGAGTGGGATACAGCGAGATGCGTCTGCCCAACCTGCTGGGACATGACACCatgaaagaggttctgcagcaggccGGCTCCTGGGTGCCGCTTCTCACCAAGCAGTGCCATGGAGACACCAAGAAGTTCCTGTGCTCTCTGTTTGCCCCGGTGTGCCTCAGCGACCTGGAGGAGGCCATTCACCCCTGCCGCTCCCTGTGTGAGGAGGTGCGGGACGGCTGCACCCCCGTCATGGCCGCCTTTGGGTTTCCCTGGCCAGACATGTTCAATTGCTCCCAGTTTCCAGAAGGGAATGagctgtgtgtgccccctgctgGTCAGGATGATAAGTTCCCATTGGTGAAAGAAG AGCTCCCGTGTCCCGCCTGTCACAGCGCCTCCGACAGCGAGAAGGAATTCCTGCAGGATTTCTGCTCTCGTGACTTTG CCATGAAGGTGACTATCCGCTCGGCCTCCTCTGTGGACGGGGACGTCATCGTGATTCCGGAGGCGAGGAGCCGGACGGTGTATAAGGCCAAAGGCTGGACGGAGGAGGAGCTGAAGAAGACCACCCTGTGGCTGACCGACGGCGACAGCTGCATATGCCCGGACCTGCAGGAGCCGGGGGCCGTGGTGCTGGTCATGGGGCACCGGGCCGACGACCGCCTCGCCATCTCCTGGGTCAGGAAGTGGCAGAAGAGCGAAAAGGAAATGAAGAAATTTTCCAGGACTGTGAGGAAGCTCCAGTGTTAG
- the LOC122932462 gene encoding secreted frizzled-related protein 2-like isoform X1 gives MAPVTGFPVICRAVTMRVLLTFGVLMGALGLLHPVSGFPFILTQLSTRKSSCKAIPSSMTLCHGVGYSEMRLPNLLGHDTMKEVLQQAGSWVPLLTKQCHGDTKKFLCSLFAPVCLSDLEEAIHPCRSLCEEVRDGCTPVMAAFGFPWPDMFNCSQFPEGNELCVPPAGQDDKFPLVKEELPCPACHSASDSEKEFLQDFCSRDFAMKVTIRSASSVDGDVIVIPEARSRTVYKAKGWTEEELKKTTLWLTDGDSCICPDLQEPGAVVLVMGHRADDRLAISWVRKWQKSEKEMKKFSRTVRKLQC, from the exons GTTTCCCTGTGATCTGTAGAGCCGTGACCATGAGGGTCCTTCTGACCTTCGGGGTCTTGATGGGTGCTCTCGGCCTTCTGCACCCCGTCTCAGGATTTCCTTTTATTCTCACCCAGCTGAGCACCCGTAAAAGCAGCTGCAAGGCTATCCCGAGCAGCATGACGCTGTGCCACGGAGTGGGATACAGCGAGATGCGTCTGCCCAACCTGCTGGGACATGACACCatgaaagaggttctgcagcaggccGGCTCCTGGGTGCCGCTTCTCACCAAGCAGTGCCATGGAGACACCAAGAAGTTCCTGTGCTCTCTGTTTGCCCCGGTGTGCCTCAGCGACCTGGAGGAGGCCATTCACCCCTGCCGCTCCCTGTGTGAGGAGGTGCGGGACGGCTGCACCCCCGTCATGGCCGCCTTTGGGTTTCCCTGGCCAGACATGTTCAATTGCTCCCAGTTTCCAGAAGGGAATGagctgtgtgtgccccctgctgGTCAGGATGATAAGTTCCCATTGGTGAAAGAAG AGCTCCCGTGTCCCGCCTGTCACAGCGCCTCCGACAGCGAGAAGGAATTCCTGCAGGATTTCTGCTCTCGTGACTTTG CCATGAAGGTGACTATCCGCTCGGCCTCCTCTGTGGACGGGGACGTCATCGTGATTCCGGAGGCGAGGAGCCGGACGGTGTATAAGGCCAAAGGCTGGACGGAGGAGGAGCTGAAGAAGACCACCCTGTGGCTGACCGACGGCGACAGCTGCATATGCCCGGACCTGCAGGAGCCGGGGGCCGTGGTGCTGGTCATGGGGCACCGGGCCGACGACCGCCTCGCCATCTCCTGGGTCAGGAAGTGGCAGAAGAGCGAAAAGGAAATGAAGAAATTTTCCAGGACTGTGAGGAAGCTCCAGTGTTAG
- the LOC122932462 gene encoding secreted frizzled-related protein 2-like isoform X2 encodes MSQGFPVICRAVTMRVLLTFGVLMGALGLLHPVSGFPFILTQLSTRKSSCKAIPSSMTLCHGVGYSEMRLPNLLGHDTMKEVLQQAGSWVPLLTKQCHGDTKKFLCSLFAPVCLSDLEEAIHPCRSLCEEVRDGCTPVMAAFGFPWPDMFNCSQFPEGNELCVPPAGQDDKFPLVKEELPCPACHSASDSEKEFLQDFCSRDFAMKVTIRSASSVDGDVIVIPEARSRTVYKAKGWTEEELKKTTLWLTDGDSCICPDLQEPGAVVLVMGHRADDRLAISWVRKWQKSEKEMKKFSRTVRKLQC; translated from the exons GTTTCCCTGTGATCTGTAGAGCCGTGACCATGAGGGTCCTTCTGACCTTCGGGGTCTTGATGGGTGCTCTCGGCCTTCTGCACCCCGTCTCAGGATTTCCTTTTATTCTCACCCAGCTGAGCACCCGTAAAAGCAGCTGCAAGGCTATCCCGAGCAGCATGACGCTGTGCCACGGAGTGGGATACAGCGAGATGCGTCTGCCCAACCTGCTGGGACATGACACCatgaaagaggttctgcagcaggccGGCTCCTGGGTGCCGCTTCTCACCAAGCAGTGCCATGGAGACACCAAGAAGTTCCTGTGCTCTCTGTTTGCCCCGGTGTGCCTCAGCGACCTGGAGGAGGCCATTCACCCCTGCCGCTCCCTGTGTGAGGAGGTGCGGGACGGCTGCACCCCCGTCATGGCCGCCTTTGGGTTTCCCTGGCCAGACATGTTCAATTGCTCCCAGTTTCCAGAAGGGAATGagctgtgtgtgccccctgctgGTCAGGATGATAAGTTCCCATTGGTGAAAGAAG AGCTCCCGTGTCCCGCCTGTCACAGCGCCTCCGACAGCGAGAAGGAATTCCTGCAGGATTTCTGCTCTCGTGACTTTG CCATGAAGGTGACTATCCGCTCGGCCTCCTCTGTGGACGGGGACGTCATCGTGATTCCGGAGGCGAGGAGCCGGACGGTGTATAAGGCCAAAGGCTGGACGGAGGAGGAGCTGAAGAAGACCACCCTGTGGCTGACCGACGGCGACAGCTGCATATGCCCGGACCTGCAGGAGCCGGGGGCCGTGGTGCTGGTCATGGGGCACCGGGCCGACGACCGCCTCGCCATCTCCTGGGTCAGGAAGTGGCAGAAGAGCGAAAAGGAAATGAAGAAATTTTCCAGGACTGTGAGGAAGCTCCAGTGTTAG
- the LOC122932462 gene encoding secreted frizzled-related protein 2-like isoform X4 produces the protein MRVLLTFGVLMGALGLLHPVSGFPFILTQLSTRKSSCKAIPSSMTLCHGVGYSEMRLPNLLGHDTMKEVLQQAGSWVPLLTKQCHGDTKKFLCSLFAPVCLSDLEEAIHPCRSLCEEVRDGCTPVMAAFGFPWPDMFNCSQFPEGNELCVPPAGQDDKFPLVKEELPCPACHSASDSEKEFLQDFCSRDFAMKVTIRSASSVDGDVIVIPEARSRTVYKAKGWTEEELKKTTLWLTDGDSCICPDLQEPGAVVLVMGHRADDRLAISWVRKWQKSEKEMKKFSRTVRKLQC, from the exons ATGAGGGTCCTTCTGACCTTCGGGGTCTTGATGGGTGCTCTCGGCCTTCTGCACCCCGTCTCAGGATTTCCTTTTATTCTCACCCAGCTGAGCACCCGTAAAAGCAGCTGCAAGGCTATCCCGAGCAGCATGACGCTGTGCCACGGAGTGGGATACAGCGAGATGCGTCTGCCCAACCTGCTGGGACATGACACCatgaaagaggttctgcagcaggccGGCTCCTGGGTGCCGCTTCTCACCAAGCAGTGCCATGGAGACACCAAGAAGTTCCTGTGCTCTCTGTTTGCCCCGGTGTGCCTCAGCGACCTGGAGGAGGCCATTCACCCCTGCCGCTCCCTGTGTGAGGAGGTGCGGGACGGCTGCACCCCCGTCATGGCCGCCTTTGGGTTTCCCTGGCCAGACATGTTCAATTGCTCCCAGTTTCCAGAAGGGAATGagctgtgtgtgccccctgctgGTCAGGATGATAAGTTCCCATTGGTGAAAGAAG AGCTCCCGTGTCCCGCCTGTCACAGCGCCTCCGACAGCGAGAAGGAATTCCTGCAGGATTTCTGCTCTCGTGACTTTG CCATGAAGGTGACTATCCGCTCGGCCTCCTCTGTGGACGGGGACGTCATCGTGATTCCGGAGGCGAGGAGCCGGACGGTGTATAAGGCCAAAGGCTGGACGGAGGAGGAGCTGAAGAAGACCACCCTGTGGCTGACCGACGGCGACAGCTGCATATGCCCGGACCTGCAGGAGCCGGGGGCCGTGGTGCTGGTCATGGGGCACCGGGCCGACGACCGCCTCGCCATCTCCTGGGTCAGGAAGTGGCAGAAGAGCGAAAAGGAAATGAAGAAATTTTCCAGGACTGTGAGGAAGCTCCAGTGTTAG
- the LOC122933302 gene encoding transmembrane O-methyltransferase homolog yields the protein MVSPAIALAFIPFIITVIIRYRHYFLLFYRAVIVRRIQDYLTGVPREERAFQYVITHAIPGDPQHVLNTFDQYCYHCEYLSNIGPQKGKVLDRLIYENAPLNVLELGTQCGYATIIMAQALSLGARLYTVDYNPSKAAVAEKVIRLAGFDDDTVELLVGPSDDIIPQLKDKHGVQKLDFILMDHGKRCYLRDLQLLEEVGLLREGSIILADNVLFPGAPHFLQYVKTSDKYQLKMHRGHLEYFRYIRDGMAELTYTKLQ from the exons ATGGTGTCTCCCGCCATCGCTTTGGCCTTTATTCCTTTCATTATCACTGTGATCATTCGTTACCGCCATTACTTTCTTCTCTTCTATCGCGCCGTTATTGTGCGTCGTATTCAGGACTATCTCACTGGGGTCCCACGAGAGGAGCGAGCCTTTCAATACGTCATCACCCACGCTATCCCCGGAGACCCCCAACATGTGCTCAATACATTCGACCAGTATTGTTATCACTGCGAATATCTGAGCAACATCGGACCTCAAAAAG GGAAGGTCCTGGATCGGCTCATTTATGAGAACGCGCCGCTGAATGTGCTGGAGCTGGGCACGCAGTGCGGTTACGCCACTATCATAATGGCGCAGGCTTTGTCGCTGGGCGCCAGACTGTACACCGTGGACTACAACCCCAGTAAAGCCGCAGTGGCCGAGAAGGTGATCAGACTGGCCGGGTTTGACGATGACACG GTGGAGCTCCTGGTCGGGCCCTCCGATGACATCATCCCGCAGCTGAAGGACAAGCATGGGGTTCAGAAGTTGGACTTCATCTTGATGGACCACGGGAAGCGCTGCTACCTACGAGACCTgcagctgctggaggaggtgggGCTGCTTCGGGAGGGGTCCATCATCCTGGCGGACAACGTGCTCTTCCCCGGGGCCCCCCATTTCTTGCAGTACGTCAAGACCTCCGATAAATACCAGCTGAAGATGCACCGCGGTCACCTGGAGTATTTCCGATACATCAGGGACGGGATGGCGGAGCTGACATACACCAAGCTGCAGTGA
- the LOC122932642 gene encoding folate receptor alpha-like has product MLRCIILLITASLLSAAKESLMDICIDGKHHKTEPGPEDNLHGKCTPWKQKACCSVNTSEAAHQDLSYLYNFNWDHCGVMSEDCKQHFIHDTCFYECSPNLGPWIVQVDQSWRKERIQDVPLCKEDCEGWYNACANDYTCMDNWHVGWDWSTGVNRCPMGKSCRKMRDVFTSAKDFCEKVWSKSYAFTEYGRGSGRCMQITFENDNVEPNVKVAQYYADLKGSAPKTRLGLFIFLAPFFTLWAL; this is encoded by the exons ATGCTGCGCTGCATAATCCTCCTGATCACGGCGTCCTTATTATCTGCTGCCAAAGAAAGCCTTATGGATATCTGCATAGACGGAAAACACCACAAGACGGAACCAGGGCCGGAGGACAACTTGCATGGAAAG TGCACTCCATGGAAGCAGAAGGCCTGCTGTTCTGTGAACACCTCCGAGGCTGCGCACCAGGACCTGTCCTATCTCTACAACTTCAACTGGGACCACTGCGGCGTCATGTCTGAGGACTGTAAGCAGCACTTCATCCACGACACCTGCTTCTATGAGTGCTCCCCCAACCTGGGGCCCTGGATAGTGCAG GTGGACCAGAGCTGGAGGAAGGAGCGTATCCAGGACGTTCCCCTGTGTAAGGAGGACTGCGAGGGCTGGTACAACGCCTGCGCCAATGACTACACCTGCATGGACAACTGGCACGTAGGCTGGGATTGGTCGACTG GAGTCAATAGATGTCCGATGGGGAAGTCGTGTCGGAAAATGCGAGACGTCTTCACGTCCGCCAAGGATTTCTGCGAGAAGGTCTGGTCCAAATCCTACGCGTTCACGGAGTACGGGCGAGGCAGCGGCCGCTGCATGCAGATCACTTTCGAGAACGACAACGTTGAACCCAATGTCAAAGTGGCTCAATACTACGCCGATCTCAAGGGCTCTGCCCCCAAAACTCGCCTGGGGTTGTTCATATTCCTGGCGCCGTTCTTCACGCTGTGGGCGCTATAA